Proteins encoded within one genomic window of Procambarus clarkii isolate CNS0578487 chromosome 31, FALCON_Pclarkii_2.0, whole genome shotgun sequence:
- the Rpn7 gene encoding 26S proteasome non-ATPase regulatory subunit 6, whose amino-acid sequence MPAENLEEQGLEKNPDLNLAQIKFKLMMSDFKNDSKMKAELLEGIEKDNMAPFYEECSRDLGWQLDSAMLDKMKKKNEAELRKMNEAIEEAEKSMGETEIREANLKKAEYLSRIGDKEEAVKAFAKTYDKTVSLGQRLDLVFHNIRLGLFYLDHSLITRNLEKAKSLIEEGGDWDRRNRLKVYEGVYCMAVRDFKKAANLFLDTISTFTSYELMDYTRFVGYTVLVCMIALPRNDLRTKVVKGSEIQEVLHSAEDLKTYLLSLYECQYHTFFQKLSWVEGELRHDRLLAPHYRYYVREMRILAYTQLLESYRSLTLHYMATAFGVSNEFIDRELSRYIAAGRLHCKIDKVGGIVETNRPDSKNWQYQAVIKHGDILLNRVQKLSRVINI is encoded by the exons ATGCCGGCTGAAAACCTTGAGGAACAGGGTCTGGAGAAGAACCCAGATCTCAACCTGGCGCAGATCAAGTTCAAACTGATGATGAGTGACTTTAAGAATGACTCCAAGATGAAAGCGGAGCTGTTGGAAGGCATCGAGAAAGACA ACATGGCACCATTCTACGAGGAATGTAGCCGTGATTTAGGCTGGCAGCTTGACAGTGCCATGCTTGATAAAATGAAGAAGAAAAACGAGGCAGAGCTGCGCAAAATGAATGAAGCTATCGAGGAAGCAGAGAAGTCCATGGGAGAGACAGAGATTCGAGAGGCAAACTTGAAGAAAGCTGAATATCTTTCACGCATTGGAGACAAG GAGGAAGCAGTAAAAGCTTTTGCTAAAACCTACGATAAGACAGTGTCTCTTGGGCAGCGTCTGGATCTTGTGTTTCATAACATTCGTCTCGGTCTTTTCTATCTCGACCACTCGCTTATTACAAGAAATTTAGAAAAGGCTAAAAG CCTAATTGAAGAGGGAGGAGATTGGGACCGCCGCAATCGGCTAAAAGTATATGAAGGCGTTTACTGCATGGCTGTCCGAGACTTCAAAAAGGCGGCCAACCTCTTTTTAGATACTATCAGCACTTTCACCTCTTATGAGTTGATGgactatactag ATTTGTAGGTTACACCGTGTTGGTGTGCATGATTGCCCTTCCCCGTAATGACCTTAGAACCAAAGTTGTGAAAGGTTCAGAAATTCAGGAGGTCCTTCACTCGGCTGAGGATCTCAAAACTTACCTACTGTCATTGTATGAGTGTCAGTACCATACATTCTTCCAGAAGCTCT CCTGGGTTGAAGGCGAGTTGCGTCATGACCGACTCCTAGCACCCCATTACAGATACTACGTGAGAGAGATGAGAATTCTGGCATATACACAGCTGCTTGAATCTTACCGCTCTCTCACACTTCATTATATGGCTACAGCATTTGGAGTTTCCAATGAATTCATCGATCG GGAATTATCACGATACATTGCTGCTGGTCGTCTTCACTGCAAGATAGACAAAGTTGGCGGCATTGTTGAGACCAATCGCCCAGACTCAAAGAACTGGCAGTATCAGGCTGTTATAAAACATGGTGATATTCTTTTGAATAGAGTTCAGAAGTTGTCAAGGGTTATAAATATCTAG
- the LOC123758769 gene encoding ethylmalonyl-CoA/methylmalonyl-CoA epimerase isoform X1 → MKIMHSLTQLVPHLSRIGCGFHRLIHSASACQVPAKVPPALWKLGRLNHVAIATPDLEKSTALYRDVFGAEVSDVEALPDHGVYTVFVKLDNTKLELLHPLGDNSPIQNFLQNNKNGGIHHICIEVNDIHAAMKDLKGQNIRCLSNEPKIGAHGKPVVFLHPKDCAGVLVELEET, encoded by the exons ATGAAAATAATGCACTCCTTAACACAACTAGTGCCTCATTTAAGCAGGATTGGTTGTGGTTTTCATCGCTTAATCCACAGTGCCTCTGCATGCCAGGTACCAGCTAAAGTTCCTCCAGCCCTCTGGAAACTAGGAAGACTTAATCATGTCGCTATTGCAACTCCAGATCTCGAGAAGAGCACTGCCCTTTATAG AGATGTGTTTGGTGCAGAGGTAAGCGATGTGGAGGCTCTTCCTGACCACGGGGTATACACAGTATTCGTCAAGCTGGACAACACTAAGCTTGAACTTCTTCATCCATTGGGAGATAATAGTCCCATTCAG AATTTTCTACAGAACAACAAGAACGGAGGCATCCATCACATCTGCATTGAAGTAAATGACATTCATGCTGCAATGAAAGATCTTAAAGGACAAAATATTCGTTGTTTAAGTAATGAACCTAAAATTGGCGCTCATGGTAAACCAGTAGTATTTCTGCATCCGAAAGATTGTGCTGGAGTCCTAGTTGAACTTGAAGAAACATAG
- the LOC123758769 gene encoding methylmalonyl-CoA epimerase, mitochondrial isoform X2, with product MNKEHVIRDVFGAEVSDVEALPDHGVYTVFVKLDNTKLELLHPLGDNSPIQNFLQNNKNGGIHHICIEVNDIHAAMKDLKGQNIRCLSNEPKIGAHGKPVVFLHPKDCAGVLVELEET from the exons ATGAATAAGGAACATGTGATAAG AGATGTGTTTGGTGCAGAGGTAAGCGATGTGGAGGCTCTTCCTGACCACGGGGTATACACAGTATTCGTCAAGCTGGACAACACTAAGCTTGAACTTCTTCATCCATTGGGAGATAATAGTCCCATTCAG AATTTTCTACAGAACAACAAGAACGGAGGCATCCATCACATCTGCATTGAAGTAAATGACATTCATGCTGCAATGAAAGATCTTAAAGGACAAAATATTCGTTGTTTAAGTAATGAACCTAAAATTGGCGCTCATGGTAAACCAGTAGTATTTCTGCATCCGAAAGATTGTGCTGGAGTCCTAGTTGAACTTGAAGAAACATAG
- the LOC138370310 gene encoding uncharacterized protein produces MEATSNWSPENNVKLIDVIQESARLPTGDFVDLIDEDKCVSLSRPATDLEECYIRLASRSGPASVRNVQGFKSKTKKLIIGIMLLSEARVIETFTGSHDEYCKTVHGKLMGDFEDSKIYKCEVQFNKPKDTVKLKLKATFHGNSLWVYGFHVAISVEPAIQPLTRFGSDHLSSVLKDKDVQMSKQATKFCQMLENFNSVNDASNPYIGNNPMALMSMMLGPMMSTSRSSVSNTETDGKKTYSSCSDNGHTVHAQDKSKVDSIKGSELKNSLDLFANGHYLSANIQEETQYNIENEIKKQHNLENEIKNLVIDCDNKKYKENKMMSDQSSTENGGKSKDSSLHRDNFVEKLNALISDGNHMMVDQQKFCPLVDIVLKAGTSTSKAMMHSAKGYFIKSSGITDQTCNPPQAAVDSSRKVPVMNMDQNVKLSPDDCSDSDGAWKTRGEAGSVDLSSTVHQDTALTRNLSKNNESLLNCIESLIDKKFAAMEERMMQKIEQKLSENAQIDTLKLEKIEGLLSKLHDKL; encoded by the coding sequence ATGGAGGCCACGAGTAACTGGTCCCCTGAAAATAACGTCAAGCTCATTGACGTTATTCAAGAGTCGGCCAGGTTACCCACAGGAGACTTTGTCGACCTCATAGATGAAGACAAGTGTGTGAGCTTGTCACGACCTGCTACAGACCTTGAGGAGTGCTACATCCGGCTCGCGTCCAGGTCTGGGCCGGCCTCTGTGCGGAATGTACAAGGTTTTAAATCGAAAACTAAGAAGCTGATAATAGGTATTATGCTACTGTCAGAGGCACGAGTCATTGAAACGTTTACAGGATCACATGATGAGTACTGCAAGACTGTGCATGGAAAGTTAATGGGTGACTTTGAAGATTCTAAAATATATAAATGTGAAGTTCAGTTTAACAAGCCTAAGGATACCGTTAAGTTGAAACTAAAGGCAACTTTTCATGGAAACTCGCTGTGGGTATATGGCTTTCATGTGGCGATTTCTGTAGAACCGGCCATACAACCTCTTACTAGATTTGGAAGTGATCACTTGTCCTCAGTTCTTAAGGATAAGGATGTACAGATGTCTAAACAGGCCACTAAATTCTGTCAAATGCTTGAAAATTTTAATAGTGTCAATGATGCCAGCAATCCTTACATTGGAAACAATCCAATGGCACTGATGTCAATGATGCTGGGCCCTATGATGTCGACATCAAGATCGTCTGTGTCTAATACAGAGACTGATGGTAAAAAGACATATAGTAGTTGCAGTGATAATGGGCATACAGTGCACGCTCAAGATAAATCGAAAGTAGACAGTATCAAAGGATCTGAGTTAAAGAATAGTTTAGATTTGTTTGCCAATGGACACTATTTAAGTGCCAACATTCAAGAAGAAACACAATACAACatagaaaatgaaataaaaaagCAACACAACTTAGAAAATGAGATAAAGAACTTGGTTATTGACTGTGATAATAAAAAGTATAAAGAAAACAAAATGATGTCTGATCAAAGCAGCACAGAAAATGGTGGGAAGTCAAAAGACTCATCATTGCATAGAGACAATTTTGTTGAGAAACTTAATGCTCTAATAAGTGATGGCAACCACATGATGGTGGACCAGCAGAAATTCTGTCCTCTCGTGGATATTGTTTTAAAAGCGGGAACATCAACCTCTAAAGCAATGATGCATTCTGCAAAAGGTTACTTTATCAAGTCATCAGGTATTACAGATCAAACATGTAATCCTCCTCAGGCAGCTGTGGACTCTTCAAGAAAGGTTCCTGTGATGAATATGGATCAGAATGTGAAATTATCTCCTGATGACTGTTCAGATTCAGATGGAGCTTGGAAAACAagaggagaggcagggagtgTGGACCTATCTTCGACAGTGCATCAAGACACAGCTCTAACcagaaacttgtcaaaaaataatGAATCGCTTTTAAACTGTATTGAGAGCTTGATTGATAAGAAGTTTGCAGCAATGGAAGAAAGAATGATGCAGAAAATTGAACAAAAGCTTTCAGAAAATGCCCAAATAGACACATTAAAACTAGAAAAAATAGAAGGGCTTTTATCAAAATTGCACGATAAATTGTGA